One Prunus dulcis chromosome 8, ALMONDv2, whole genome shotgun sequence DNA window includes the following coding sequences:
- the LOC117612277 gene encoding protein GIGANTEA isoform X4, whose amino-acid sequence MAATSERWIDRLQFSSLFGPPPQDALRRKAQVTAYVDYFGQFTSEQFPEDIAENEYSEQWALACGEILRILTHYNRPIYKVEQQNSETERSSSGSHATTSDSVDGESSHIPLVQQERKPIRPLSPWITDILLAAPLGIRSDYFRWCSGVMGKYAAGELKPPSTASSRGSGKHPQLMPSTPRWAVANGAGVILSVCDEEVARYETATLTAVAVPALLLPPPTTALDEHLVAGLPALEPYARLFHRYYAIATPSATQRLLLGLLEAPPSWAPDALDAAVQLVELLRAAEDYASGIRLPRNWMHLHFLRAIGTAMSMRAGIAADAAAALLFRILSQPALLFPPLRQVDGVEVQHEPLGGYISSYKKQIEVPEAEATIEATAQGIASMLCAHGPEVEWRICTIWEAAYGLIPLSSSAVDLPEIIVATPLQPPILSWNLYIPLLKVLEYLPRGSPSEACLMKIFVATVEAILQRTFPPESSREQNRKTRYLFGIGSTSKNLAVAELRTMVHSLFLESCASVELASRLLFVVLTVCVSHEAQSNGSKKARVEESYPADESVEESQKMSDKQRNRTKKTKKQGPVAAFDSYVLAAVCALACELQLFPLISKGINHAHSKDAKNVAKPAKENVCTNEFQSSVDSAVCHTRRILAILEALFLLKPSSVGTSWSYSSNEIIAAAMVAAHVSELFRWSKACMHALSVLMRCKWDSEICSRASSLYNLIDFHSKAVASIVNKAEPLEAHLRQVPIWRDSFVCFEGRNLSRGGNSRCLNVGQQSASQCEDSAHSETKQKSESASHSFEGSGNTFGKGVASFPLDASDLANFLIMDRHIGFNCSAQVLLRSVLTEKQELCFSVVSLLWHKLIAAPETQPSAESTSAQQGWRQVVDALCNVVSATPAKAATAVVLQAERELQPWIAKDDDQGQKMWRINQRIVKLIVELMRIHDSPESLVILSSASDLLLRATDGMLVDGEACTLPQLELLEATARAIQPVLEWGESGLAVADGLSNLLKCRLPATIRCLSHPSAHVRALSTSVLRDILQTSSIRPNPNPVEINGIHGPSYKYFNLDVIDWQADVEKCLTWEAHSRLATGMPIKFLDTAAKELGCSISI is encoded by the exons ATGGCTGCTACATCTGAAAGATGGATTGATCGTCTGCAATTCTCCTCATTGTTTGGGCCGCCCCCACAAGATGCCCTGCGACGGAAG GCTCAAGTTACTGCCTATGTGGACTACTTTGGTCAGTTTACATCAGAACAGTTTCCTGAGGACATTGCCGAG AATGAGTATTCTGAGCAGTGGGCTCTGGCATGTGGGGAGATTTTACGAATCTTAACTCATTACAATCGCCCCATATACAAGGTGGAGCAACAGAATAGCGAAACAGAAAGAAGCAGTAGTGGTAGCCATGCTACAACAAGTGACTCCGTTGATGGTGAATCCAGCCATATACCTTTGGTACAACAAGAGAGGAAGCCTATAAGGCCTTTGTCTCCTTGGATTACTGATATATTGCTTGCTGCACCTCTAGGTATCAGAAGTGATTACTTCCGCTG GTGTAGCGGGGTTATGGGAAAATATGCTGCTGGAGAACTCAAGCCACCATCAACTG CTTCTTCTCGTGGATCTGGAAAACATCCCCAGCTCATGCCATCGACTCCAAGGTGGGCAGTTGCTAACGGTGCTGGAGTTATATTAAGTGTTTGTGATGAGGAAGTTGCTCGCTATGAGACTGCTACTTTGACGGCAGTCGCTGTCCCTGCACTTCTACTTCCTCCTCCAACAACAGCTTTGGATGAGCACCTAGTGGCGGGGTTACCTGCTCTTGAGCCATATGCACGCTTATTTCATAG GTATTATGCTATTGCTACTCCAAGTGCCACCCAAAGACTTCTTCTTGGTCTTCTAGAAGCACCACCATCATGGGCTCCTGATGCACTTGATGCAGCTGTACAGCTTGTGGAACTCCTTCGTGCTGCTGAAGATTATGCATCTGGCATAAGG CTTCCTAGGAACTGGATGCATTTGCATTTCTTGCGTGCAATTGGAACTGCAATGTCCATGAGAGCGGGTATAGCAGCTGATGCTGCTGCAGCTTTACTTTTCCGAATACTCTCCCAGCCTGCATTGCTTTTCCCTCCACTGAGACAAGTTGATGGAGTTGAAGTTCAGCATGAGCCTTTGGGTGGTTACATCTCAAGCTACAAGAAGCAG ATTGAAGTTCCTGAGGCCGAAGCAACAATTGAAGCTACTGCCCAAGGGATTGCTTCTATGCTCTGTGCCCATGGGCCTGAGGTTGAATGGCGAATTTGTACCATATGGGAAGCTGCTTATGGCCTCattcctttaagttcctctGCAGTTGACCTTCCTGAGATCATTGTTGCCACTCCATTACAACCTCCAATATTATCATGGAATCTGTATATACCCCTCCTTAAGGTCTTGGAATATCTTCCTCGTGGAAGTCCATCTGAGGCATGCCTTATGAAGATATTTGTTGCCACTGTTGAAGCGATTCTTCAGAGAACATTTCCGCCTGAGTCCTCAAGAGAGCAAAACAGGAAAACGAGGTATCTTTTTGGTATAGGTTCGACCTCAAAAAACCTGGCTGTGGCAGAGCTTCGTACAATGGTTCATTCACTATTCTTGGAATCATGTGCCTCGGTAGAGCTTGCTTCACGCCTGCTGTTTGTTGTGCTAACTGTATGCGTCAGTCATGAAGCTCAGTCCAATGGAAGCAAGAAAGCAAGAGTTGAAGAAAGCTACCCAGCTGATGAGAGCGTTGAAGAATCACAAAAGATGTCAGATAAGCAGAGAAACAGAactaaaaagacaaaaaaacagGGGCCGGTAGCAGCATTTGATTCTTATGTTCTGGCTGCTGTTTGTGCTCTTGCATGTGAGCTTCAGTTGTTCCCTTTGATTTCAAAGGGGATTAATCATGCTCACTCTAAAGATGCAAAAAATGTGGCAAAGCCTGCCAAAGAAAATGTATGTACTAATGAGTTTCAGAGTAGTGTTGACTCAGCAGTTTGTCACACACGCAGAATACTAGCCATTTTGGAGGCACTTTTCTTGCTGAAGCCATCTTCTGTTGGCACTTCGTGGAGTTACAGTTCAAATGAGATAATTGCAGCAGCCATGGTTGCAGCTCATGTTTCTGAATTATTTAGATGGTCAAAAGCTTGCATGCATGCGCTCTCTGTCTTGATGCGATGTAAGTGGGACAGTGAAATTTGCTCCAGAGCCTCATCATTATACAACCTCATTGATTTCCACAGTAAGGCTGTTGCATCTATCGTTAACAAGGCTGAACCATTGGAAGCACACTTGAGGCAAGTTCCAATTTGGAGGGAttcctttgtttgttttgaaggCAGAAATCTAAGTCGTGGTGGAAACAGTAGATGCTTAAATGTAGGGCAGCAATCTGCCTCGCAGTGTGAGGATTCAGCACATTcagaaactaaacaaaaatCTGAGAGTGCATCACATTCATTTGAGGGGTCCGGAAATACCTTTGGTAAAGGTGTTGCAAGTTTCCCATTAGATGCTTCAGATTTGGCCAACTTTCTTATTATGGACAGGCATATAGGATTTAATTGCAGTGCACAGGTTCTTCTAAGATCAGTACTCACAGAAAAACAAGAGCTATGTTTCTCAGTTGTCTCACTGTTGTGGCACAAGTTAATTGCAGCTCCTGAAACCCAGCCTTCTGCAGAAAGCACTTCTGCTCAACAAGGATGGCGGCag GTCGTTGATGCATTATGTAATGTTGTGTCAGCAACACCAGCAAAAGCAGCCACTGCAGTGGTTCTTCAG GCGGAGAGGGAATTGCAGCCTTGGATTGCCAAAGATGATGATCAAGGTCAGAAGATGTGGAGAATCAACCAGAGGATTGTAAAATTGATTGTGGAGTTGATGAGAATTCATGATAGCCCAGAGTCGTTGGTAATTTTGTCAAGTGCCTCAGATCTACTTTTGCGTGCTACTGATGGGATGCTTGTTGATGGAGAAGCTTGCACCTTACCCCAACTAGAG CTACTGGAAGCAACAGCTAGAGCAATTCAGCCTGTGCTCGAGTGGGGAGAATCTGGGTTGGCAGTCGCAGATGGCCTTTCGAACCTGTTAAAG
- the LOC117612277 gene encoding protein GIGANTEA isoform X3, producing MAATSERWIDRLQFSSLFGPPPQDALRRKAQVTAYVDYFGQFTSEQFPEDIAELIRNRYPSEVKRLFDDVLAMFVLHHPEHGHAVILPIISCIIDGTLAYERTSPPFASFISLVCPSSENEYSEQWALACGEILRILTHYNRPIYKVEQQNSETERSSSGSHATTSDSVDGESSHIPLVQQERKPIRPLSPWITDILLAAPLGIRSDYFRWCSGVMGKYAAGELKPPSTASSRGSGKHPQLMPSTPRWAVANGAGVILSVCDEEVARYETATLTAVAVPALLLPPPTTALDEHLVAGLPALEPYARLFHRYYAIATPSATQRLLLGLLEAPPSWAPDALDAAVQLVELLRAAEDYASGIRLPRNWMHLHFLRAIGTAMSMRAGIAADAAAALLFRILSQPALLFPPLRQVDGVEVQHEPLGGYISSYKKQIEVPEAEATIEATAQGIASMLCAHGPEVEWRICTIWEAAYGLIPLSSSAVDLPEIIVATPLQPPILSWNLYIPLLKVLEYLPRGSPSEACLMKIFVATVEAILQRTFPPESSREQNRKTRYLFGIGSTSKNLAVAELRTMVHSLFLESCASVELASRLLFVVLTVCVSHEAQSNGSKKARVEESYPADESVEESQKMSDKQRNRTKKTKKQGPVAAFDSYVLAAVCALACELQLFPLISKGINHAHSKDAKNVAKPAKENVCTNEFQSSVDSAVCHTRRILAILEALFLLKPSSVGTSWSYSSNEIIAAAMVAAHVSELFRWSKACMHALSVLMRCKWDSEICSRASSLYNLIDFHSKAVASIVNKAEPLEAHLRQVPIWRDSFVCFEGRNLSRGGNSRCLNVGQQSASQCEDSAHSETKQKSESASHSFEGSGNTFGKGVASFPLDASDLANFLIMDRHIGFNCSAQVLLRSVLTEKQELCFSVVSLLWHKLIAAPETQPSAESTSAQQGWRQAERELQPWIAKDDDQGQKMWRINQRIVKLIVELMRIHDSPESLVILSSASDLLLRATDGMLVDGEACTLPQLELLEATARAIQPVLEWGESGLAVADGLSNLLKCRLPATIRCLSHPSAHVRALSTSVLRDILQTSSIRPNPNPVEINGIHGPSYKYFNLDVIDWQADVEKCLTWEAHSRLATGMPIKFLDTAAKELGCSISI from the exons ATGGCTGCTACATCTGAAAGATGGATTGATCGTCTGCAATTCTCCTCATTGTTTGGGCCGCCCCCACAAGATGCCCTGCGACGGAAG GCTCAAGTTACTGCCTATGTGGACTACTTTGGTCAGTTTACATCAGAACAGTTTCCTGAGGACATTGCCGAG CTGATCCGTAACCGTTATCCATCGGAGGTGAAGCGTCTCTTTGATGATGTCCTGG CTATGTTTGTCCTTCATCACCCTGAGCATGGGCATGCTGTTATCCTTCCAATTATTTCATGTATCATTGATGGTACGCTGGCATATGAAAGGACCAGTCCACCGTTTGCTTCTTTCATATCGTTGGTCTGCCCAAGCAGTGAG AATGAGTATTCTGAGCAGTGGGCTCTGGCATGTGGGGAGATTTTACGAATCTTAACTCATTACAATCGCCCCATATACAAGGTGGAGCAACAGAATAGCGAAACAGAAAGAAGCAGTAGTGGTAGCCATGCTACAACAAGTGACTCCGTTGATGGTGAATCCAGCCATATACCTTTGGTACAACAAGAGAGGAAGCCTATAAGGCCTTTGTCTCCTTGGATTACTGATATATTGCTTGCTGCACCTCTAGGTATCAGAAGTGATTACTTCCGCTG GTGTAGCGGGGTTATGGGAAAATATGCTGCTGGAGAACTCAAGCCACCATCAACTG CTTCTTCTCGTGGATCTGGAAAACATCCCCAGCTCATGCCATCGACTCCAAGGTGGGCAGTTGCTAACGGTGCTGGAGTTATATTAAGTGTTTGTGATGAGGAAGTTGCTCGCTATGAGACTGCTACTTTGACGGCAGTCGCTGTCCCTGCACTTCTACTTCCTCCTCCAACAACAGCTTTGGATGAGCACCTAGTGGCGGGGTTACCTGCTCTTGAGCCATATGCACGCTTATTTCATAG GTATTATGCTATTGCTACTCCAAGTGCCACCCAAAGACTTCTTCTTGGTCTTCTAGAAGCACCACCATCATGGGCTCCTGATGCACTTGATGCAGCTGTACAGCTTGTGGAACTCCTTCGTGCTGCTGAAGATTATGCATCTGGCATAAGG CTTCCTAGGAACTGGATGCATTTGCATTTCTTGCGTGCAATTGGAACTGCAATGTCCATGAGAGCGGGTATAGCAGCTGATGCTGCTGCAGCTTTACTTTTCCGAATACTCTCCCAGCCTGCATTGCTTTTCCCTCCACTGAGACAAGTTGATGGAGTTGAAGTTCAGCATGAGCCTTTGGGTGGTTACATCTCAAGCTACAAGAAGCAG ATTGAAGTTCCTGAGGCCGAAGCAACAATTGAAGCTACTGCCCAAGGGATTGCTTCTATGCTCTGTGCCCATGGGCCTGAGGTTGAATGGCGAATTTGTACCATATGGGAAGCTGCTTATGGCCTCattcctttaagttcctctGCAGTTGACCTTCCTGAGATCATTGTTGCCACTCCATTACAACCTCCAATATTATCATGGAATCTGTATATACCCCTCCTTAAGGTCTTGGAATATCTTCCTCGTGGAAGTCCATCTGAGGCATGCCTTATGAAGATATTTGTTGCCACTGTTGAAGCGATTCTTCAGAGAACATTTCCGCCTGAGTCCTCAAGAGAGCAAAACAGGAAAACGAGGTATCTTTTTGGTATAGGTTCGACCTCAAAAAACCTGGCTGTGGCAGAGCTTCGTACAATGGTTCATTCACTATTCTTGGAATCATGTGCCTCGGTAGAGCTTGCTTCACGCCTGCTGTTTGTTGTGCTAACTGTATGCGTCAGTCATGAAGCTCAGTCCAATGGAAGCAAGAAAGCAAGAGTTGAAGAAAGCTACCCAGCTGATGAGAGCGTTGAAGAATCACAAAAGATGTCAGATAAGCAGAGAAACAGAactaaaaagacaaaaaaacagGGGCCGGTAGCAGCATTTGATTCTTATGTTCTGGCTGCTGTTTGTGCTCTTGCATGTGAGCTTCAGTTGTTCCCTTTGATTTCAAAGGGGATTAATCATGCTCACTCTAAAGATGCAAAAAATGTGGCAAAGCCTGCCAAAGAAAATGTATGTACTAATGAGTTTCAGAGTAGTGTTGACTCAGCAGTTTGTCACACACGCAGAATACTAGCCATTTTGGAGGCACTTTTCTTGCTGAAGCCATCTTCTGTTGGCACTTCGTGGAGTTACAGTTCAAATGAGATAATTGCAGCAGCCATGGTTGCAGCTCATGTTTCTGAATTATTTAGATGGTCAAAAGCTTGCATGCATGCGCTCTCTGTCTTGATGCGATGTAAGTGGGACAGTGAAATTTGCTCCAGAGCCTCATCATTATACAACCTCATTGATTTCCACAGTAAGGCTGTTGCATCTATCGTTAACAAGGCTGAACCATTGGAAGCACACTTGAGGCAAGTTCCAATTTGGAGGGAttcctttgtttgttttgaaggCAGAAATCTAAGTCGTGGTGGAAACAGTAGATGCTTAAATGTAGGGCAGCAATCTGCCTCGCAGTGTGAGGATTCAGCACATTcagaaactaaacaaaaatCTGAGAGTGCATCACATTCATTTGAGGGGTCCGGAAATACCTTTGGTAAAGGTGTTGCAAGTTTCCCATTAGATGCTTCAGATTTGGCCAACTTTCTTATTATGGACAGGCATATAGGATTTAATTGCAGTGCACAGGTTCTTCTAAGATCAGTACTCACAGAAAAACAAGAGCTATGTTTCTCAGTTGTCTCACTGTTGTGGCACAAGTTAATTGCAGCTCCTGAAACCCAGCCTTCTGCAGAAAGCACTTCTGCTCAACAAGGATGGCGGCag GCGGAGAGGGAATTGCAGCCTTGGATTGCCAAAGATGATGATCAAGGTCAGAAGATGTGGAGAATCAACCAGAGGATTGTAAAATTGATTGTGGAGTTGATGAGAATTCATGATAGCCCAGAGTCGTTGGTAATTTTGTCAAGTGCCTCAGATCTACTTTTGCGTGCTACTGATGGGATGCTTGTTGATGGAGAAGCTTGCACCTTACCCCAACTAGAG CTACTGGAAGCAACAGCTAGAGCAATTCAGCCTGTGCTCGAGTGGGGAGAATCTGGGTTGGCAGTCGCAGATGGCCTTTCGAACCTGTTAAAG
- the LOC117612277 gene encoding protein GIGANTEA isoform X1 yields the protein MAATSERWIDRLQFSSLFGPPPQDALRRKAQVTAYVDYFGQFTSEQFPEDIAELIRNRYPSEVKRLFDDVLAMFVLHHPEHGHAVILPIISCIIDGTLAYERTSPPFASFISLVCPSSENEYSEQWALACGEILRILTHYNRPIYKVEQQNSETERSSSGSHATTSDSVDGESSHIPLVQQERKPIRPLSPWITDILLAAPLGIRSDYFRWCSGVMGKYAAGELKPPSTASSRGSGKHPQLMPSTPRWAVANGAGVILSVCDEEVARYETATLTAVAVPALLLPPPTTALDEHLVAGLPALEPYARLFHRYYAIATPSATQRLLLGLLEAPPSWAPDALDAAVQLVELLRAAEDYASGIRLPRNWMHLHFLRAIGTAMSMRAGIAADAAAALLFRILSQPALLFPPLRQVDGVEVQHEPLGGYISSYKKQIEVPEAEATIEATAQGIASMLCAHGPEVEWRICTIWEAAYGLIPLSSSAVDLPEIIVATPLQPPILSWNLYIPLLKVLEYLPRGSPSEACLMKIFVATVEAILQRTFPPESSREQNRKTRYLFGIGSTSKNLAVAELRTMVHSLFLESCASVELASRLLFVVLTVCVSHEAQSNGSKKARVEESYPADESVEESQKMSDKQRNRTKKTKKQGPVAAFDSYVLAAVCALACELQLFPLISKGINHAHSKDAKNVAKPAKENVCTNEFQSSVDSAVCHTRRILAILEALFLLKPSSVGTSWSYSSNEIIAAAMVAAHVSELFRWSKACMHALSVLMRCKWDSEICSRASSLYNLIDFHSKAVASIVNKAEPLEAHLRQVPIWRDSFVCFEGRNLSRGGNSRCLNVGQQSASQCEDSAHSETKQKSESASHSFEGSGNTFGKGVASFPLDASDLANFLIMDRHIGFNCSAQVLLRSVLTEKQELCFSVVSLLWHKLIAAPETQPSAESTSAQQGWRQVVDALCNVVSATPAKAATAVVLQAERELQPWIAKDDDQGQKMWRINQRIVKLIVELMRIHDSPESLVILSSASDLLLRATDGMLVDGEACTLPQLELLEATARAIQPVLEWGESGLAVADGLSNLLKCRLPATIRCLSHPSAHVRALSTSVLRDILQTSSIRPNPNPVEINGIHGPSYKYFNLDVIDWQADVEKCLTWEAHSRLATGMPIKFLDTAAKELGCSISI from the exons ATGGCTGCTACATCTGAAAGATGGATTGATCGTCTGCAATTCTCCTCATTGTTTGGGCCGCCCCCACAAGATGCCCTGCGACGGAAG GCTCAAGTTACTGCCTATGTGGACTACTTTGGTCAGTTTACATCAGAACAGTTTCCTGAGGACATTGCCGAG CTGATCCGTAACCGTTATCCATCGGAGGTGAAGCGTCTCTTTGATGATGTCCTGG CTATGTTTGTCCTTCATCACCCTGAGCATGGGCATGCTGTTATCCTTCCAATTATTTCATGTATCATTGATGGTACGCTGGCATATGAAAGGACCAGTCCACCGTTTGCTTCTTTCATATCGTTGGTCTGCCCAAGCAGTGAG AATGAGTATTCTGAGCAGTGGGCTCTGGCATGTGGGGAGATTTTACGAATCTTAACTCATTACAATCGCCCCATATACAAGGTGGAGCAACAGAATAGCGAAACAGAAAGAAGCAGTAGTGGTAGCCATGCTACAACAAGTGACTCCGTTGATGGTGAATCCAGCCATATACCTTTGGTACAACAAGAGAGGAAGCCTATAAGGCCTTTGTCTCCTTGGATTACTGATATATTGCTTGCTGCACCTCTAGGTATCAGAAGTGATTACTTCCGCTG GTGTAGCGGGGTTATGGGAAAATATGCTGCTGGAGAACTCAAGCCACCATCAACTG CTTCTTCTCGTGGATCTGGAAAACATCCCCAGCTCATGCCATCGACTCCAAGGTGGGCAGTTGCTAACGGTGCTGGAGTTATATTAAGTGTTTGTGATGAGGAAGTTGCTCGCTATGAGACTGCTACTTTGACGGCAGTCGCTGTCCCTGCACTTCTACTTCCTCCTCCAACAACAGCTTTGGATGAGCACCTAGTGGCGGGGTTACCTGCTCTTGAGCCATATGCACGCTTATTTCATAG GTATTATGCTATTGCTACTCCAAGTGCCACCCAAAGACTTCTTCTTGGTCTTCTAGAAGCACCACCATCATGGGCTCCTGATGCACTTGATGCAGCTGTACAGCTTGTGGAACTCCTTCGTGCTGCTGAAGATTATGCATCTGGCATAAGG CTTCCTAGGAACTGGATGCATTTGCATTTCTTGCGTGCAATTGGAACTGCAATGTCCATGAGAGCGGGTATAGCAGCTGATGCTGCTGCAGCTTTACTTTTCCGAATACTCTCCCAGCCTGCATTGCTTTTCCCTCCACTGAGACAAGTTGATGGAGTTGAAGTTCAGCATGAGCCTTTGGGTGGTTACATCTCAAGCTACAAGAAGCAG ATTGAAGTTCCTGAGGCCGAAGCAACAATTGAAGCTACTGCCCAAGGGATTGCTTCTATGCTCTGTGCCCATGGGCCTGAGGTTGAATGGCGAATTTGTACCATATGGGAAGCTGCTTATGGCCTCattcctttaagttcctctGCAGTTGACCTTCCTGAGATCATTGTTGCCACTCCATTACAACCTCCAATATTATCATGGAATCTGTATATACCCCTCCTTAAGGTCTTGGAATATCTTCCTCGTGGAAGTCCATCTGAGGCATGCCTTATGAAGATATTTGTTGCCACTGTTGAAGCGATTCTTCAGAGAACATTTCCGCCTGAGTCCTCAAGAGAGCAAAACAGGAAAACGAGGTATCTTTTTGGTATAGGTTCGACCTCAAAAAACCTGGCTGTGGCAGAGCTTCGTACAATGGTTCATTCACTATTCTTGGAATCATGTGCCTCGGTAGAGCTTGCTTCACGCCTGCTGTTTGTTGTGCTAACTGTATGCGTCAGTCATGAAGCTCAGTCCAATGGAAGCAAGAAAGCAAGAGTTGAAGAAAGCTACCCAGCTGATGAGAGCGTTGAAGAATCACAAAAGATGTCAGATAAGCAGAGAAACAGAactaaaaagacaaaaaaacagGGGCCGGTAGCAGCATTTGATTCTTATGTTCTGGCTGCTGTTTGTGCTCTTGCATGTGAGCTTCAGTTGTTCCCTTTGATTTCAAAGGGGATTAATCATGCTCACTCTAAAGATGCAAAAAATGTGGCAAAGCCTGCCAAAGAAAATGTATGTACTAATGAGTTTCAGAGTAGTGTTGACTCAGCAGTTTGTCACACACGCAGAATACTAGCCATTTTGGAGGCACTTTTCTTGCTGAAGCCATCTTCTGTTGGCACTTCGTGGAGTTACAGTTCAAATGAGATAATTGCAGCAGCCATGGTTGCAGCTCATGTTTCTGAATTATTTAGATGGTCAAAAGCTTGCATGCATGCGCTCTCTGTCTTGATGCGATGTAAGTGGGACAGTGAAATTTGCTCCAGAGCCTCATCATTATACAACCTCATTGATTTCCACAGTAAGGCTGTTGCATCTATCGTTAACAAGGCTGAACCATTGGAAGCACACTTGAGGCAAGTTCCAATTTGGAGGGAttcctttgtttgttttgaaggCAGAAATCTAAGTCGTGGTGGAAACAGTAGATGCTTAAATGTAGGGCAGCAATCTGCCTCGCAGTGTGAGGATTCAGCACATTcagaaactaaacaaaaatCTGAGAGTGCATCACATTCATTTGAGGGGTCCGGAAATACCTTTGGTAAAGGTGTTGCAAGTTTCCCATTAGATGCTTCAGATTTGGCCAACTTTCTTATTATGGACAGGCATATAGGATTTAATTGCAGTGCACAGGTTCTTCTAAGATCAGTACTCACAGAAAAACAAGAGCTATGTTTCTCAGTTGTCTCACTGTTGTGGCACAAGTTAATTGCAGCTCCTGAAACCCAGCCTTCTGCAGAAAGCACTTCTGCTCAACAAGGATGGCGGCag GTCGTTGATGCATTATGTAATGTTGTGTCAGCAACACCAGCAAAAGCAGCCACTGCAGTGGTTCTTCAG GCGGAGAGGGAATTGCAGCCTTGGATTGCCAAAGATGATGATCAAGGTCAGAAGATGTGGAGAATCAACCAGAGGATTGTAAAATTGATTGTGGAGTTGATGAGAATTCATGATAGCCCAGAGTCGTTGGTAATTTTGTCAAGTGCCTCAGATCTACTTTTGCGTGCTACTGATGGGATGCTTGTTGATGGAGAAGCTTGCACCTTACCCCAACTAGAG CTACTGGAAGCAACAGCTAGAGCAATTCAGCCTGTGCTCGAGTGGGGAGAATCTGGGTTGGCAGTCGCAGATGGCCTTTCGAACCTGTTAAAG